One window from the genome of Paraclostridium sordellii encodes:
- a CDS encoding SEL1-like repeat protein codes for MNNVKFSIKKIKGISSDPKILYTKAIFYMKLGKISEAMDLLTQASINNYSKAQYTLAKLYHGDGNIEEAEKWYKLAFKNEVEEAAYDLGNIYYKLNAYEYAIYWYEKLALLGHLRSQNNLGVLHFKLGDNQRALKWLEEASNGKLSDAFYNLGIIYEKQEDLERAFNYYKKGAILGNNYAKYNLAVIYQNHDDLKNAISYYKQLYKVGNDKACFNLGLILETEDNLEEAKIYYKRGSENGNIDCTYRLACIYDEQEDYENAKVYYKEAYEKEYKLAGYKLANIYNRDSELDVAKKYYEEVSDYNTAAINNLAGILFEEKNYEKAINLYEKAISHGIEEAKENLGDLYSQINDFDKAIHHYLTIDRILSVQIKLANIYESLGNTEKAIEYYSKALENGDVESIYRLGIIYEKLEDYQKAKDYYIQAVEKEHINARIHLGKIAFEDEDYELAKRMFEVPANEDNIYSQHMLGIIYSIYLKDYVSAKYWYEKPRLNDCIESIFNLGQLSLKLNEDSEAEKYFKEGTKLGDKKCKYMLASLYYKKSYENYESLAKENYENSQEVFDKLPKLILNFDQILIPQFETIDNISEDEEEYVPRYILSVEEDNNYVYKEKSTEMIVDGALEFNIENITK; via the coding sequence ATGAATAATGTCAAATTTTCGATAAAAAAAATCAAGGGGATATCATCAGATCCAAAAATTTTATATACCAAAGCAATTTTTTATATGAAACTAGGTAAAATCTCTGAAGCTATGGATTTGCTTACCCAAGCTTCTATAAATAATTACAGTAAAGCACAGTATACGTTGGCTAAACTGTATCATGGTGATGGAAATATAGAAGAGGCAGAAAAATGGTATAAATTAGCTTTTAAAAATGAAGTAGAAGAAGCTGCTTATGATTTAGGTAATATATACTATAAATTAAATGCCTATGAGTATGCTATATACTGGTATGAAAAATTAGCTTTATTAGGACACTTAAGATCCCAAAATAATTTAGGTGTTCTACATTTTAAATTAGGGGATAACCAAAGGGCTTTAAAGTGGTTAGAAGAAGCAAGTAACGGAAAGCTTTCCGATGCATTTTATAACCTTGGTATAATATATGAAAAACAAGAAGATTTAGAAAGAGCTTTTAATTATTATAAAAAAGGAGCTATATTAGGAAATAATTATGCTAAATATAACTTAGCTGTTATATATCAAAATCATGATGATTTAAAAAATGCCATATCATATTATAAGCAATTATATAAAGTGGGAAATGATAAAGCTTGCTTTAATTTAGGATTGATATTAGAAACTGAAGATAATCTAGAAGAAGCAAAGATATATTATAAAAGGGGAAGTGAAAATGGTAATATTGATTGTACTTATAGATTAGCCTGTATATATGATGAACAAGAGGACTATGAAAATGCAAAAGTTTACTATAAAGAAGCTTATGAAAAAGAATACAAATTAGCCGGCTATAAATTAGCAAATATTTATAATAGAGATAGTGAATTAGATGTAGCAAAAAAATATTATGAAGAGGTATCAGATTATAATACAGCTGCTATAAATAATTTAGCAGGAATACTATTTGAGGAAAAAAATTACGAAAAAGCTATTAATTTATATGAAAAAGCAATAAGTCATGGAATTGAAGAAGCTAAGGAGAATCTAGGAGATTTATATTCTCAAATAAATGACTTTGATAAAGCGATACATCACTATTTAACTATAGATAGAATATTATCTGTTCAGATAAAACTAGCTAATATATATGAATCATTAGGAAATACAGAAAAAGCTATTGAATACTATAGTAAAGCTTTAGAAAACGGTGATGTCGAATCTATATATAGATTAGGGATAATTTATGAAAAATTAGAAGATTACCAAAAGGCTAAAGACTATTACATACAAGCTGTAGAAAAAGAACATATTAATGCAAGAATACATTTAGGTAAAATTGCATTTGAGGATGAGGATTATGAATTGGCTAAAAGAATGTTTGAAGTTCCAGCAAATGAAGATAATATATATTCTCAGCATATGCTAGGTATAATCTATAGTATATACTTGAAAGATTATGTAAGCGCTAAATATTGGTATGAAAAACCAAGATTAAATGATTGTATAGAATCCATTTTCAACTTAGGACAATTAAGTTTAAAATTAAATGAAGATTCGGAAGCTGAAAAGTATTTTAAAGAAGGAACTAAATTAGGTGATAAAAAATGTAAGTATATGTTAGCTAGCTTATACTATAAAAAAAGTTATGAAAACTATGAAAGTTTAGCTAAAGAAAACTATGAAAACAGCCAAGAGGTTTTTGATAAGTTACCTAAATTAATATTAAACTTTGACCAAATACTAATACCTCAATTTGAAACTATAGATAATATATCAGAAGATGAAGAAGAATATGTTCCAAGATATATATTAAGTGTAGAAGAGGATAATAATTATGTATATAAAGAAAAATCGACTGAGATGATAGTTGATGGAGCTTTAGAATTTAATATTGAAAATATAACTAAATAA
- a CDS encoding manganese efflux pump MntP → MSLVSVLLTSFALSMDAFAVSITKGMTMKNITKKIAFKIAFFFGLFQGGMPLIGWLLGISFEKYIKTFDHWIALILLSFLGIKMIYESIKENKKDEVAMDLEINGLSQNTSTVDIKTKDLLVLSVATSIDALAVGVSFAFLNISIIEVVTSIAIITFLVCFTGILIGKKIGPILKNYAEIIGGIILIFIGLNIFNEHTGFISNFFR, encoded by the coding sequence ATGAGTTTAGTTTCAGTTTTATTAACATCATTCGCTTTATCTATGGATGCTTTTGCTGTATCTATAACAAAAGGAATGACTATGAAAAACATAACAAAAAAAATAGCTTTTAAAATAGCTTTTTTCTTTGGTTTATTTCAAGGAGGTATGCCTTTAATCGGATGGTTATTGGGTATTAGTTTTGAAAAATACATAAAAACTTTTGATCATTGGATAGCACTTATACTACTATCATTTTTAGGTATTAAAATGATATATGAATCAATAAAGGAAAATAAAAAAGATGAGGTAGCAATGGATTTAGAAATTAATGGTTTAAGCCAAAATACTTCTACTGTTGATATTAAGACAAAAGACTTGTTAGTTTTATCAGTAGCTACAAGTATAGATGCTCTTGCTGTAGGAGTTAGCTTTGCATTTTTAAACATATCTATAATCGAAGTTGTTACATCTATTGCAATAATAACATTTTTAGTATGTTTTACAGGTATATTAATAGGAAAGAAAATTGGACCTATATTAAAAAACTATGCAGAAATTATTGGTGGTATAATCTTAATATTTATAGGACTTAATATATTTAATGAACATACAGGATTCATATCAAATTTTTTTAGATAA
- a CDS encoding Crp/Fnr family transcriptional regulator gives MDTIEKLCSKYSFIDHLDVDVKEMIKSSLIIENFDSDSQILSRGDQCRGFSLILKGIIRVYKISEKGKEVTLYKLTSGDTCYLSISCMITNSYYPAFAEVMEPTTIVFIPTDIFQRYIYNTLDFQKYMVSNLFQKYKDVIKVLEEIAFERMDVRVSKYLLELSQNINNSNYLYLTQERIAQELGTSREVITRILTDFKNKEIISTQRGKITIIDRDKLNHISKL, from the coding sequence ATGGATACTATAGAAAAGCTTTGTAGTAAGTATTCTTTTATTGATCATTTAGATGTAGATGTTAAAGAAATGATTAAATCTAGTCTTATTATAGAAAATTTTGATTCTGACTCTCAAATTCTCTCTAGAGGAGATCAATGTAGAGGTTTCTCATTAATATTAAAAGGAATTATTAGAGTTTATAAAATATCAGAAAAAGGAAAAGAAGTTACATTATATAAACTTACAAGTGGAGATACATGTTACTTATCAATTTCATGCATGATTACAAACTCATACTATCCTGCTTTTGCAGAAGTAATGGAGCCTACAACAATAGTATTTATTCCAACGGATATCTTTCAAAGATATATTTACAATACATTAGATTTCCAAAAGTATATGGTAAGTAATCTATTTCAAAAATATAAAGATGTTATAAAAGTATTAGAAGAAATTGCATTTGAGAGAATGGATGTTAGAGTTTCAAAATATCTACTAGAGTTATCTCAAAATATAAACAATAGTAATTATTTATACTTAACACAGGAAAGAATTGCTCAAGAATTAGGAACAAGCCGAGAGGTTATAACTAGAATTCTTACGGATTTTAAAAATAAAGAAATCATATCAACTCAAAGAGGAAAAATAACTATAATTGATAGAGATAAACTAAATCATATAAGCAAACTGTAA